Proteins encoded within one genomic window of Prochlorococcus marinus str. MIT 9515:
- the secG gene encoding preprotein translocase subunit SecG, whose amino-acid sequence MSQIFTWIWVGSGILLILLVLLHSPKGDGMGGIAASGSSMFTSASSAEASLNKITWTTLIIFLSLAIILSAGWI is encoded by the coding sequence ATGAGTCAAATATTTACTTGGATATGGGTTGGTTCTGGAATTCTTCTAATACTTTTAGTTTTGCTTCATAGTCCTAAAGGAGATGGTATGGGAGGAATAGCAGCTAGTGGAAGCTCAATGTTTACTAGCGCTAGTAGTGCTGAAGCATCACTTAACAAAATAACTTGGACAACTTTGATAATATTTTTATCTCTTGCAATCATTCTGAGTGCTGGTTGGATTTAG